The Paraburkholderia largidicola DNA segment AAACAGCAAGGCGCGAAGCCGGCATCATCGCCTTGATGCGCGACGTTTCAGTTTTCAACGTGATCGCCCCTCGGCGTTGTGTATTTCGTGTCGTTCAGTCGCTTGCGGAAAGCCGACAACAGGCGCGGAAAGTCATAGACTGTTTGTATATACCGAACTGCTTTTGCAGCACCCGCAGGCGCTGTCGCCGGATTTTTCAACCTTGTGCGCTTTGTTCGATGGGCGGACTTTCGATGAGGAGAACGTCGTTATGGCTGAGCTTTGGGTTGCCAATATCGAAGACAACACGACCGACGAGGAAATCAAAACGTTCCTGTGTCACTACGGGTTTCCGCCGTTCGATGCGATCCGTCGTGTCGAAGGAACGGGCGAACGTCCTGCCGTCGTGCTCGAGTTCAATGACGTCGGCGCACATGTGTTGCAGAGTCTGCAACCGCGCGTTCATAACATGTTCTGGAAAAGCCGCACGCTGACGGTGCAGGTCGTACCCACGCGGGACGAGTCCTGAAGCCGCTCCGGTCCATGTGGGCATGGGCCGGCTGCCGAACCGACACCACGTTCACAGGAGACGAGCGATGCCTGAATTGAAGAACGAAAAGAACAGCGTACGCAGCGGACAGTCGAATGGCGTGCGTGAACACACGAAAGCGCCGGAACAGATGAAGAACAAGGAGTATGAAAAAGAACTCAAGTTGCTTCATATCGAACTGGTAAAGCTGCAGGAATGGGTCGTGCAAACGGGCGCGAAGGTCTGCGTAATCTTCGAAGGACGCGATGGCGCAGGCAAGGGCGGCACGATCAAGGCAATCACGGAACGCGTCAGTCCACGCATATTTCGGGTCGTCGCGCTGCCGGCGCCGACCGACCGCGAGAAATCGCAGATGTACATCCAGCGCTATCTTCCACATCTGCCCGCTGCGGGAGAGATCATTCTCTTCGACAGAAGCTGGTATAACCGCGCGGGCGTCGAACGGGTGATGGGATTCTGCACGGACGAGCAGGTGCAGAATTTTTTCAAGGCCGTCCCGCTGATCGAGCACGCGATCATTCAGTCGGGCATCATTTTCCTGAAGTACTGGCTCGAAGTCAGCGAGGACGAGCAGACACGCCGTCTCGAAGCGCGCATTACCGACGAACGGAAGATCTGGAAACTGTCGCCGATGGATCTGCTGTCGTACAGCCGCTGGTATGACTACTCGCGCGCGCGGGACGACATGTTCGCGGCGACCGATACCGAGCAGGCGCCGTGGCACGTGGTGCGCTCGGACGACAAGAAACGCGCGCGTCTGAACCTGATCACGCATCTGCTCGACAGCATTCCATACAAGACGATGCCGCGCCCGAAGATCAAGCTGCCAAAGCGGAAAAAGGCGGAGGGATATCGCCCGACCGACCGGCCAATCCGTTATGTGCGGGAGAAGTTCTAAAGGCTATTCGGGCATCGCGTAACGCACGCATCCGTCGCGCGCGAGAGCCATTGGTTCTCGCGCGGTTTTATTTCGCGTCGTCGGCTTTGCCGCGCAGCAGCGCTTCGGGATGCCGCTGCAAATAATCCGACAGCGCGCGGAACGATGCGGCCGTGCGCGCAAGCTCGCGAACCGCGTCGCTCGTGTCCTGCTGCAACGCTGAATCCGGTTGCAGCGCGCTGTTCGCGGAATCGAGCGTCGCCTGCGCGGCGGACAGCGCGCCCTTCGCCTGCGGCACCACCTGCGTGTTGAGATTGCGCATCAGCTGCGCGGTGCTGGCGAGCGTCTGCTGCGCGTTCTTGCCGATCTGTTCGAGCGGCAAGCTGTCGAAGCGCGCCACGATCCGGTTGAGCGACTCCTGCAGCGATTGCAGGCCGCTCGGCGTGGTCGGCAGTTCGGGCGGCGTGCGGCTCCAGTCGATAGAGGCTTTCGGCGCGCTCGGGAAGAAGTCGAGCGCGATATACAACTGGCCCGTGATCAGGCTGCCCGTCTTGAGTTGACCGCGCAAACCACGTTCGACGAGGAAATTGGCCAGCGCTTTCGGGTCGTCCCCGAGACGGCCGCCTCTCGGCTCCGACACATAACGCGACGTGAAGCGCTCCGGATAGAGCTTGACCTCCACGGGAATGCTGATCTGCCTCGTGGCGGGATCGAAGCGCGTGTAGATCGCCGATACCTCGCCGACCGTGATGCCGCGAAAATCGACGG contains these protein-coding regions:
- a CDS encoding RNA-binding protein; the protein is MAELWVANIEDNTTDEEIKTFLCHYGFPPFDAIRRVEGTGERPAVVLEFNDVGAHVLQSLQPRVHNMFWKSRTLTVQVVPTRDES
- the ppk2 gene encoding polyphosphate kinase 2; translated protein: MPELKNEKNSVRSGQSNGVREHTKAPEQMKNKEYEKELKLLHIELVKLQEWVVQTGAKVCVIFEGRDGAGKGGTIKAITERVSPRIFRVVALPAPTDREKSQMYIQRYLPHLPAAGEIILFDRSWYNRAGVERVMGFCTDEQVQNFFKAVPLIEHAIIQSGIIFLKYWLEVSEDEQTRRLEARITDERKIWKLSPMDLLSYSRWYDYSRARDDMFAATDTEQAPWHVVRSDDKKRARLNLITHLLDSIPYKTMPRPKIKLPKRKKAEGYRPTDRPIRYVREKF